In Triticum aestivum cultivar Chinese Spring chromosome 5B, IWGSC CS RefSeq v2.1, whole genome shotgun sequence, the following proteins share a genomic window:
- the LOC123114446 gene encoding putative disease resistance protein RGA1, producing the protein MMSAAVQQVAGGFSSAVIQRVVDKTMDFLGGNYNLSHATEELLAKLRTSLIMVKAITEVADNQIIINTSLTEWLRNLHNAAYEAEDVLDRFDCHEIVTGKRKVSELISSSVRALKGLIVPDESMTLLESVVQKLDHLCNTSITFLELIKQSRSTSIKEEGVGGETTSRVPVDVKVFGRDEVLELIMKIILGLSSSEPESSGIRAKLGERYRISGVDVIPIVGMSGVGKTTLAQVIYNHGKVKDHFTQRAWVYVSKHFGVKRTLQEMLRSLKGNDSSFDYADSLETIVNNIQNVIQQEGRFLLVLDSVWDEMCDQWSSLLIAIACELPGSVVLVTTQSKRVAKTVATVCQVPLEPLPWESFWPVFQYYAFGTTNVAVENNQTLLLIGEQIAKKLGGLPLAAKVMGNLLRSRITADQWKRILESDWWDMREVIREILPYMGISYQDLQPKQRQSFAFCSIYPENYLFDKDRLVNMWISHDLIEQSESDDTRLEDIGSKLFDELVERSFFQATFDKKWYTMHDLVRALAIGVSSYECFLHKETSRGASANVRHLALQVSNQLHIHELNKYTNLRTILLFGHCDSDAICDVIDTMLANSRSIRVLDLSHLEVLTNMPSNIASLRKLRFLDLSFTRISNLRNLPSNLQVLYLHGYARNSIPQSINRLANIRHLYVGATALSLIPGIGQLSQLQELKNFSAGKRNGFMVSELKNMQELSGKLCISNIHIIRSKHEAMDANMSEKKHLQALELKGRNVSKDVLEGLQPHSNLQELMIEGYGATTLPSWMLQGHIFTKLQSLHVGNCRLLVVLPPFGKFPSLKHLTLDNLPSVRHVDGTFFGCLPSLEDLTISSMTSWTKWLHAEEDHGPLLQHVTRFRLHNCPSLKEVPYLSFISSLSELDISACGDFVKALPQYVQLLACLKKLSMSYCDHPVLFSGHQLKSLEYLYLRKCGGLRLLDGLHCFPSLRQVNVYGCPDILTEFSDQSTRQDVQAVPRLTNMITDQSLLNRNGFLPSVQDLLVAFIDEHYFTPEQEEWFEQLISLEKIEFGFCNFLQRLPSTLARLTSLKVLHVKWTNPLSLEGVVPHNLQELVMQEVTVETENNFKPGGSEWVNICHVPYIRLNKKTVQNRANDAASSSSTHQI; encoded by the coding sequence ATGATGTCTGCAGCTGTCCAGCAGGTCGCTGGTGGTTTCTCATCAGCAGTTATCCAACGTGTTGTGGACAAGACGATGGACTTCCTTGGGGGCAACTATAATTTGAGCCATGCTACTGAAGAGCTTCTGGCCAAACTCCGCACAAGCCTCATCATGGTGAAGGCCATAACTGAGGTGGCTGACAATCAGATTATCATCAACACTAGTCTTACTGAGTGGTTGAGGAACCTTCATAATGCTGCCTATGAAGCGGAGGATGTGCTGGACAGATTTGATTGCCATGAGATAGTCACGGGAAAGCGCAAGGTGAGCGAACTCATATCGTCATCGGTTAGGGCCCTGAAAGGTTTGATTGTGCCTGATGAGAGCATGACACTGCTCGAATCTGTTGTGCAAAAGCTAGATCACCTTTGTAACACATCCATCACATTTTTGGAGCTCATAAAGCAGAGTAGGTCAACATCCATCAAGGAGGAGGGAGTTGGGGGAGAGACTACTTCTCGTGTTCCAGTTGATGTCAAGGTATTTGGGCGCGATGAAGTTTTAGAGTTGATAATGAAAATTATTTTGGGTTTATCTAGCTCTGAACCAGAATCCAGCGGAATAAGAGCAAAACTTGGGGAAAGGTACCGCATTAGTGGTGTTGATGTTATCCCAATTGTTGGTATGAGCGGGGTTGGGAAGACAACCCTTGCTCAAGTCATTTACAATCATGGAAAGGTGAAGGACCACTTTACTCAGAGAGCATGGGTGTATGTTTCAAAACACTTTGGTGTCAAGAGAACATTGCAAGAGATGTTGCGCTCTTTGAAAGGAAATGATTCATCTTTTGACTATGCTGATAGTCTGGAAACAATTGTCAACAACATTCAAAATGTCATCCAGCAGGAAGGAAGATTCCTTCTTGTGCTAGACAGTGTTTGGGATGAGATGTGTGACCAGTGGAGTAGTTTGCTTATTGCCATAGCTTGTGAACTGCCGGGAAGTGTAGTTCTTGTCACAACACAAAGCAAAAGGGTTGCAAAAACAGTGGCAACAGTGTGTCAAGTTCCACTAGAACCTTTGCCATGGGAGAGTTTTTGGCCAGTTTTCCAGTATTATGCATTTGGCACAACCAATGTTGCGGTTGAGAACAACCAGACTCTTCTGTTAATTGGTGAACAAATAGCAAAAAAACTAGGTGGTCTGCCATTAGCAGCAAAAGTAATGGGAAATCTGTTGAGATCCAGAATAACTGCAGATCAGTGGAAAAGGATCCTAGAGAGTGATTGGTGGGACATGAGGGAAGTTATTCGTGAAATCCTTCCATACATGGGAATTAGCTATCAAGATCTTCAACCTAAACAAAGGCAGAGCTTTGCTTTCTGTTCGATTTATCCAGAAAATTACTTGTTTGACAAAGATAGATTGGTCAATATGTGGATTTCTCATGACTTGATTGAACAAAGCGAATCTGATGACACTAGATTAGAGGATATTGGAAGCAAATTGTTTGATGAACTTGTGGAAAGATCATTTTTCCAGGCTACATTTGACAAAAAGTGGTACACTATGCATGATCTAGTCCGGGCTCTGGCAATTGGTGTTTCTTCATATGAATGCTTCCTTCACAAAGAGACCTCACGCGGCGCATCAGCAAATGTTCGCCACTTGGCTCTGCAAGTCAGTAATCAACTGCACATTCATGAACTCAACAAGTACACAAATCTGCGGACAATCTTATTGTTTGGTCATTGTGACAGTGATGCAATTTGTGATGTTATCGACACAATGTTGGCCAACTCAAGAAGTATTCGAGTGTTAGACTTGTCTCATTTGGAGGTCCTGACGAATATGCCGTCAAACATTGCATCCTTGAGAAAATTGAGGTTCCTTGATCTTTCTTTCACAAGAATCAGCAATTTGCGCAACTTACCTTCCAACCTTCAAGTTCTATACCTCCATGGATATGCCCGGAATAGTATTCCTCAAAGCATAAATAGGCTTGCCAACATACGACACCTTTATGTTGGTGCTACAGCTCTCTCTCTGATTCCTGGTATTGGGCAACTAAGTCAACTTCAAGAATTGAAGAACTTCAGTGCTGGAAAGAGAAATGGGTTCATGGTAAGTGAGTTGAAGAACATGCAAGAGTTATCTGGGAAACTTTGCATCAGCAACATCCACATCATTAGGAGCAAGCATGAGGCAATGGATGCCAATATGTCTGAGAAGAAGCACCTTCAGGCCTTGGAATTGAAGGGTAGAAATGTATCCAAAGATGTACTTGAAGGATTGCAGCCACACTCAAATCTGCAAGAGCTCATGATTGAAGGCTACGGGGCCACTACTTTACCAAGCTGGATGTTGCAAGGTCACATCTTTACAAAACTTCAGTCCCTTCATGTTGGAAACTGTCGACTTCTGGTTGTACTTCCACCATTTGGAAAATTCCCTTCACTCAAGCATCTCACCCTAGATAACTTGCCGTCAGTAAGGCATGTTGATGGAACATTTTTTGGCTGTCTCCCAAGTTTGGAGGACTTGACTATTTCTTCGATGACATCATGGACAAAATGGTTACATGCCGAAGAAGATCATGGCCCTCTCCTTCAACACGTCACAAGGTTTCGACTTCACAATTGCCCTTCACTGAAAGAAGTGCCGTATCTATCTTTCATATCTTCACTGTCAGAACTTGACATTTCAGCTTGTGGGGACTTTGTCAAGGCACTGCCACAGTATGTACAACTCTTGGCATGTCTCAAAAAATTAAGTATGTCTTACTGCGATCACCCAGTGCTATTCTCTGGGCATCAGTTGAAGTCACTTGAGTATCTATATCTTAGAAAATGTGGAGGGCTACGTTTGCTTGATGGGTTACATTGCTTTCCCAGCCTCAGGCAAGTCAATGTTTATGGTTGTCCAGACATTCTTACTGAATTCTCAGACCAATCAACTAGACAAGATGTGCAAGCTGTACCTCGGCTCACCAATATGATTACCGATCAGAGCCTGCTAAATAGAAATGGTTTTCTGCCCTCGGTGCAAGATTTGCTTGTTGCTTTTATAGATGAGCATTATTTTACCCCAGAGCAGGAGGAATGGTTTGAACAACTAATCTCCCTCGAAAAAATCGAGTTTGGTTTCTGTAATTTTCTTCAACGTCTCCCTTCTACACTAGCCAGACTTACCTCCTTAAAAGTACTTCACGTCAAATGGACAAACCCATTATCACTGGAAGGAGTTGTGCCTCATAATCTCCAAGAATTAGTCATGCAAGAGGTTACAGTTGAGACAGAAAATAATTTCAAACCTGGAGGATCAGAATGGGTGAACATTTGTCATGTTCCATATATTCGGCTTAACAAGAAGACAGTCCAGAATCGGGCAAATGATGCTGCTTCATCGTCTTCAACCCACCAAATTTGA